TCGCGCTGGATGGCCTGGAAGTATTCGGCATCGGACTCGCCGTCCTCCACCCAGTTCTCGTCGCCCAGCGACTCCATCGCTCGGCGGGTGTTGGCGGTCGCCGTCCTGATGTTCTCCAGCATCGTCTGCAACCTGGTCACGGTGGCGGGGTTCTCGTCATTCATGGTGTCCTCCTTGATGGGGCGGGTCCTGGGCAGGACGCAGGCGGGTTCGAGCTGACGATCGCTAGCCCGTGTTGTGTTGGCTGAAAGAGGCCAGCCGCGACTGCATCTCCCAGTACGGTGTGGCGGCCGGCGCCGGCTTGCCCTCGCGCAGGGCATTGACCGCGTTCACCGCAGCATCAACGGCCGCCCGGTAGGGAAGGGAGCCGGAACTGACGCGCCGAACTCCCAGCTCGCCGAGCTCAGGAACAGTCAGCGAAGGATGTGCCAGCACATTGACGGGCAAGCCAATACCTGCGGTGATGGCTCTGATGTCCTCCGGAACCACAAGTCCCGGGACAAAGATCCCGTCCGCCCCGGCGTCGGCATAAGCACCTGCCCGCAGCAGGACGGCCTCCACGGTGGCCTGCTCGCCGAACCATATGTTGTCCACTCGGGCATTGATGAACACAGCCGGGCTGCGCCGCCTGACAGCGGCAATCTTGCGGGCGAAGGCTGCCGGATCGACCAGGTGCCCGGCGGTGCTGTCCTCGAGGTTGATCCCGGCCACGCCCAGGTTGGCCAGGTGGGCCACAAACTCCGCAACCTCAGCCGGGTCATCGGAATATCCGTCCTCAACGTCTGCGGTGATGTGGACAGGCAGTCGGCACAGCTGTGCCGCGAGCGCTGCGGTCGCCGCCTTGCTGGACCGGCCCCCGTCGGGCAGACCGGCACTTGCAGCAATGCCAAAGCTGGTGGTGCCGACGGCCGGGAAGCCCGCGGCAGCGAAGGCCAGGGCGGATCCCAGGTCCCACGCGTTGGGCAGCAGCAGCGGCACCGCAGCGGTGTGGAGATCCCGAAACGTCGACATTTTCGTTCCCGTCCCTAGCCATCCAAAGAGGGGTGAATACCGATTCAGTCTACAAACGTGGCAGACCGGCGCAAGGGACCGGCGGTCGCCCGAGGCTGGAACCGGGTTGGGCCCATGCGCCCGGCGGAACCACAACAAAACAGGGCGAATTACCCTGTTGGATGGCAGGCCGGGTGCTTATCCTGTCAGGTAAGGACCGCCGCGACACGCGGTCCTGAGGCCGCCGGCACGTCCCGGGAAGCCTTCCCGCTCCGGTGGCCCGTCTCGATGAGGAGGCGTCGATGTCCACTCCTGATGTGCCGACACGCGGGCCGGCCAGACCCGGTCCCTATGTCATCGCGGGGATCCTGCTGATTATCGCCATCGCGGTGCCCCTGTTCGTACCTGCATATGCCCTCGATGAGCCGCGTTTGGCAGGCATGCCGTTCTTCTACTGGTACCAGATGATGTGGATTCCGGTCACTGCGGCCCTGGTGGGAGCATCGTACTGGCTGGTTACCAAGGAAGACCGCCGTCGCCGTGAAGCGGTGCGCACCGCGACGGGTGCCGGGGAGAAGCCATGAGCACCGTCACTGTGCCGTTCGCCGTTCCTGACCGTCCCGTGAGCGGCGTTGCCCTCACCATTGTGATCATCCTCTTCGTTCTTGTGGCTGCGTTGGGGTTCGTTGCGGCGCGCTGGCGCCGTGAAGAGGCCACCGGGCTGCACAGCCTGGACGAGTGGGGCCTTGGCGGCCGTGGTTTCGGTACCTGGGTGACCTGGTTCCTGCTCGGCGGCGATCTCTACACGGCCTACACCTTCGTGGCAGTACCGGCTGCCATGTGGGCCACCGGAGCCGTGAGTGGCTTCTTCGCGGTTCCGTACACGATCGTGCTGTATCCGATCGTGTTCCTCCTGATGAGCCGCTTGTGGTCCGTCTCGCACCGGCATGGCTTCGTCACACCGGCCGACTTCGTGGGCGGCCGCTACGGCAGCAAGGCTCTCTCCCTGGCCGTCGCCGTCACCGGCATTGTCGCCACCATGCCCTACATCGCATTGCAGCTGGTCGGCATCAAGGCAGTCCTGACGGTCCTTGGCCTGGGCAGTGCGGAGAACCCCCTGCTGACGGACATGCCGCTGATCATCGCCTTCGTGGTGCTGGCCGCCTACACCTACACGTCAGGCCTTCGTGCCCCTGCCCTGATCGCTGTGGTGAAAGATCTGCTGATCTACCTGGCAGTGATCGTTGCGGTCATTTACCTGCCCATCAAGTTCGGCGGCTGGGGAACAATTTTCGACGCCGCCCAGGCCAAGTTGGGTGCCGTCAACCCGGCCACCGGCAAACCCGCCGGTGTCTTCATCCCCGGGGCCGGAAGTTACTCTGCCTACTGGACGCTGGCCTTGGGCTCGGCCCTGGCGCTGTTTATGTACCCGCATTCCATCACCGGCGTGCTGGCGACCAAGAGCAGGAACACCATCCGCAAGAACGCCGCGGTGCTGCCGTTGTACTCGCTCATGCTGGGATTCCTGGCGCTGCTGGGCTATGCCGCGATTTACGCCGGCACCAAACCCATTGACCTGAACGGCGCCGTTAACCCGCAGCTGGTGGTTCCGCAACTGTTCCTGGACCACTTCCCGAGCTGGTTTGCCGGCATAGCCCTTGCCGCCATCGCCATCGGCGCCCTGGTCCCTGCCGCCATCATGTCAATCGCCGCGGCCAACCTGTTTACCCGCAACATTTACCGGGATCTGATCAGGCCCGACGCCGAACCCCGGCAGGAAGCCAAAGTCTCCAAAATCGCTTCCCTGGTTGTGAAGTTCGGGGCATTGATCTTTGTCATCGCCATGGACCAGTCCGCCGCCATCAACATGCAGCTCCTTGGCGGCATCTGGATCCTGCAGACCTTCCCGGCAATCGTGGCGGGGCTGTATACGCGCTGGTTCCACCGGTGGGCGCTGTTCCTCGGCTG
The window above is part of the Pseudarthrobacter sp. IC2-21 genome. Proteins encoded here:
- a CDS encoding isocitrate lyase/PEP mutase family protein; the protein is MSTFRDLHTAAVPLLLPNAWDLGSALAFAAAGFPAVGTTSFGIAASAGLPDGGRSSKAATAALAAQLCRLPVHITADVEDGYSDDPAEVAEFVAHLANLGVAGINLEDSTAGHLVDPAAFARKIAAVRRRSPAVFINARVDNIWFGEQATVEAVLLRAGAYADAGADGIFVPGLVVPEDIRAITAGIGLPVNVLAHPSLTVPELGELGVRRVSSGSLPYRAAVDAAVNAVNALREGKPAPAATPYWEMQSRLASFSQHNTG
- a CDS encoding DUF3311 domain-containing protein, encoding MSTPDVPTRGPARPGPYVIAGILLIIAIAVPLFVPAYALDEPRLAGMPFFYWYQMMWIPVTAALVGASYWLVTKEDRRRREAVRTATGAGEKP
- the mctP gene encoding monocarboxylate uptake permease MctP, which produces MSTVTVPFAVPDRPVSGVALTIVIILFVLVAALGFVAARWRREEATGLHSLDEWGLGGRGFGTWVTWFLLGGDLYTAYTFVAVPAAMWATGAVSGFFAVPYTIVLYPIVFLLMSRLWSVSHRHGFVTPADFVGGRYGSKALSLAVAVTGIVATMPYIALQLVGIKAVLTVLGLGSAENPLLTDMPLIIAFVVLAAYTYTSGLRAPALIAVVKDLLIYLAVIVAVIYLPIKFGGWGTIFDAAQAKLGAVNPATGKPAGVFIPGAGSYSAYWTLALGSALALFMYPHSITGVLATKSRNTIRKNAAVLPLYSLMLGFLALLGYAAIYAGTKPIDLNGAVNPQLVVPQLFLDHFPSWFAGIALAAIAIGALVPAAIMSIAAANLFTRNIYRDLIRPDAEPRQEAKVSKIASLVVKFGALIFVIAMDQSAAINMQLLGGIWILQTFPAIVAGLYTRWFHRWALFLGWAAGIIYGTIAAYNVVNPVTKAHFGGSIAAIPGTDVQVYIAVVAFGINLIVAAVLSVVFRAIKVPAGVDITRSSDYGADENDPKVAEIQRDYPLGEPGAPTF